AACAAGTTCGTGGGCGAGACCGAGCGCCACATCCGCATCATCTTCCAGCGGGCGCGGGAGAAGGCCTCCGAGGGCACCCCGGTGATCGTGTTCTTCGACGAGATGGACTCGATCTTCCGCACCCGCGGGTCGGGCGTCTCCTCCGACGTGGAGACCACCGTGGTGCCGCAGCTGCTGTCGGAGATCGACGGCGTCGAGGGCCTGGAGAACGTCATCGTCATCGGCGCCTCCAACCGCGAGGACATGATCGACCCGGCCATCCTGCGTCCCGGCCGCCTCGACGTGAAGATCAAGATCGAGCGCCCGGATGCCGAAGCGGCGCAGGACATCTTCTCGAAGTACCTCACCGAGGGCCTGCCGCTGCACGCCGACGACATCACCGAGTTCGGTGGCGACCGGGCCAAGTGCGTGAAGACCATGATCGAGCGCGTGGTCGACCGCATGTACGCCGAGAGCGAGGACAACCGCTTCCTGGAGGTCACCTACGCCAACGGCGACAAGGAGGTCCTGTACTTCAAGGACTTCAACTCCGGCGCCATGATCCAGAACATCGTGGACCGCTCCAAGAAGTACGCGATCAAGTCGGTGCTCGAAACCGGCAACCCCGGCCTGCGCATCCAGCATCTCTTCGATTCCATCGTGGACGAGTTCTCCGAGAACGAGGACCTGCCCAACACCACGAATCCCGATGACTGGGCCCGCATCTCGGGCAAGAAGGGCGAGCGCATCGTCTACATCCGCACCCTGGTCACCGGCAAGAACGCCTCGGCCAGCCGCGCCATCGACACCGAGTCGAACACGGGCCAGTACCTGTAGAACAGCGGAACCCCAAGGGCCGCGCCTTCATTCGAAGGCGCGGCCCTTGCCTCAGCCGGGGCTGATCAGCGACACCGTCGGGAAATAGGACGAATAGCGCCGGGTGTCCCTGGTCAGGATTCGATAGCCGCGGACGGCCGCGTGGGCGCCGATGTAGAAGTCGGCGATGGGCGATCGTTTCGCGCCGCCGCGCCTGCGGTACAGCAGGAAGGCTTGTCCCGCTAGAAAACCCGCCTCCCAGGGCAGCGGTTCGCGCCGGTAGTCGCTGGGCGGCAGGGCCTCGTCGAGTTCTTCGATCGTGGTGAAGTCCGCCGAAATCTCCGCGTAGATCAAGGGATTGATGGCCAGGGGACCTTCGTCGGCGGCGTCGGCGAGGGCGTTCTCCGACCAGGCGGACCACCGGGGATCCTCGGTCAGCAGATCGAAGATCACGCAGGAGTCGACGAGTGTCGTCGGGGGCGTGTCAGTCCTCGGCACGCAACAGCCTCATGAGCTCGTCGGTGCTCATGCCGCTGGCGCCACCGCGGCCCTTGAGCTTCCGGGCCAGGGCGCGGCCGTGGGTTTCGCTGCCCTGGACTCGAACGATGCGCACGGCATTGCCGTCCACGACGAAGTCGACCTCGGTGCCTTCGTGCCACCCGAGCTGCTGCCGGATCGGGCTGGGGACGGTGACCTGCCCCTTGGACGTGATTCGCATGATCCCTCCGTAAGACTCCTACCCGTAAGAGTAAGAATATCGCCCGCTCTCCGGCGTTGCCTCCGATTCCTCGGGGTGCGGGATTCTGGCCCGGTGGGTTAAAATTTGGCCATGCGGTCAGAAAATGGTCCGGATGGTCAGAGGAGGTCGTTCATCGAGGAGGCGCGGCGGCGGCAGATCATTGCGGCGGCGGTGGAGGTGATATCCGAGGTGGGGTATCAGGGGGCCTCGCTGGCGCGGATCGCCAAGCGGGCGGGGATCTCGAAGGGGGTGATCTCATATCACTTCGAGGGCAAGGACGATCTGATGACGCAGTTGGTCATCCAGCTGTACGTCTCGGGTGGGGAGTTCGTCGGGCCCGCGGTCGGGAAGGCGACCGGGGCGCGCGCGAAGATGCTGGCCTATCTGGATGCGAATCTGACCTTCCTGGACGACAACCGCGACTACGTGACCGCGCTCACCGAAGTGGTGCTGTCGCTGCGTAATCCGGACGGGAGCCTGAGGTTCGCCTCCTCCGAGGGCGAGGGGGACATCATCAATCCGCTCATCGAGATTCTGCGGGACGGCCAGAGTGCCGGGGAGTTCGGCGAATTCGATCCGATCATGATGGCCAAGGCCATGCGCGACACCATCGACGGCGCGGCGGGGCGCTTCATCCGGGAACAGGACTGGGACATGCGGAAATACTCCGCGGAGGTGTGCCGGATCTTCGATCTGGCCACGCGGAAGGAAAAGGACCGATGACAACGGCAGTGGAATCCGGTGTGCCGCAACGCGATATCCGGCAGGAGAGTGCGCCGTACGCGACGGTGGGCGTCGCGGTGGTGGCCGGGGTGGCGGCGGTCGCGCTGCTGCTCACCATCGGACGCTACGGATTCTTCGGCGACGAGCTGTATTTCATCTCGGCGGGCCGCCGGCTGACGGTCGGCTATGCCGATCAGGGGCCCGCGGTACCGGCCATCGCCCGGCTGATGGATCTGCTCGCTCCGGGATCGCTGGTGGCGCAACGACTTCCGGGGGTCCTGCTGACGGTGGTAGCGATCGCGGTCACCGCGCAGATCGCCCGCGAATTCGGTGGTTCGCGCCGGGCGCAGGTGCTGGCCGCGCTGGGTTATGCGGTCGCGCCGTTCCTGCTCATCCAGGGCGGGCAGCTGTCGACCAATGTCGTCGATATCGCGCTGTGGGTGGTGATCAGCTGGCTGATCGTGCGCTGGGTGCGGACCCGCCGCGATGTGCTGCTGCTGTGGGCGGGCGCGGTGACCGCGCTGGATATGCAGGTGAAATGGCTGATCCCGTTCTTCTGGGTCGCGCTCGCCGTCGGTGTGCTGGCCTTCGGCCCGCGGGAGTTGCTGCGCCGCCCCGCGCTGTGGTGGGGTGCGGCGTTGGTGGTGGTGACCATGGTGCCGAGCCTGATCTGGCAGGCCGGGCACGGGTGGCCGCAGCTGGCCATGGGGGCACAGGTGTCCGCCGAGATGGGCGGGGACGGCGGCCGCCTGCTCTTCGTTCCGATGGCCCTGTACGCGGCCGGGGGCTGGGGCCTGCTGCTGCTCTGCGTGGGCCTGTGGGCGCTGTTGCGTGCGGAAGCCTTGCGGCCCTACCGTTTTCTGGGTGTGGTGCCGCTGGTGCTGATGGTCGCGTTCGTGGTGACCAACGGTCGTCCCTACTACGTGATGGGCTGCTATCCGGTGGTAATGGCGGCGGGCGCGGTGTGGTGGGCGCGCGCGGTGATGCCGCGGTGGCGCATGATCGTCGCGGTGGTCACGATCGCCTCGTCGGTGCCGTTCGTGGTGCTGGGCCTGCCGGTGACGCCGGAGCAGGACCTGAAACCCGCTGCCAGCGAACCGGATTCGGCCGCGATGTTCGTCAACGGCAAATTCGGCTGGTCGGACCTGGCGCAGGGCGCCGCGGCGGCCTACGCGGCCCTGCCCGAGGCCCGGCGCGCCCACGCCGTGATCGTCACCAACTCCTATTGGCAGGCGGCAGCACTCGACAACGACCGCGACCGATACGGACTACCGGCCGTGTACAGCCCCAACCGCGGCTTCGGCTACTTCGGCGCCCCGCCCGACTCGGCCATCACCGTGCTGTGGGTGGGCGGCAGGGAATCCGACCTGCGCTCCCGCTTCGCCACGGTGACCCCCATCGGCCGCGTGGACGCCCGCCTCGGCTATCCGGGCGTGACCCGCGACGTGACCATCTGGCGCTGCGACGACCCGCGTCGGCCGTGGTCGCAGGCGTGGGCGGGGATGCGGCGGTTGTAGATTCCCGACTCCTTGTTCCCGGCCAAAAGCACGCCGGGAACAAGGGAGGAAGCCGCCGGGATCGAGGGCTTGTGTGCCTTCCGGCCCGGGCGCCGCGCGGCGTCAGTTGCGGGCGGTGGTGACCGATTCCAGGGTGACGGGGGTGGCGGGCGCTCCGTCGGGGCCGCCGTCCTTGACGCCGCCGGTGGCGATGTTCTGCAGGACGCTCAGGCCGCCGGTGATGTGGCCGAAGGGGGTGTAGTTGGGCGGGAGCTTGCTGTCGGAGTAGACCAGGAAGAATTGGCTGCCGTTGGTGTTGGGACCGGCGTTGGCCATGGCGACGGTGCCGGTGGGATAGGTTGCCCCGGCGAGGTTTTCGTCGGGGAACTGGTAGCCGGGGCCGCCGGTGCCGGTGCCGGTGGGGTCGCCGCACTGGAGCACGAACAGGCCCTGGGTGGTGAGGCGATGGCAGGGCGTGTGGTCGAAATACTGCTGCCCGGACAGGAATTCGAAGGAATTGACCGTGCGCGGCGCATGTGCGGCATCGAGGGCGATATCGATTGTGCCGCAATTGGTTTGCAGCTTCGTAGCATAGGCGGCGGCCGGATCGATGGTCATGGCCGGTTCGCTCGGGAACTGCTTGCCGTTGGGCTTCTCGTCGGAGGCGGCCATGCACCCGGGGGCCTCGGTGTGCAGCGGCAGCGGCACCGCGAAGGCCCGCCCCGCCGCCGCGATGGCCAGCGCCGCGCCCGCGGCCACCAGACCCATCCGGCGTAGCGTCCTGCGCGGCTTGCGGTTCCGTTCGGTCGGTTGGTCGACGTCGAATTGCTGGTCGTGCGGGACGCTCTGCACCGGAGGGTGCCTCCTTCATCAGGAATGGGGGAACGATACCGACGGGCATCTTTCCACGTCGTCCTATCCGAAGCGGGCATAGGCCGAGAAATTCACTGCGAGGACGTTTTTCCGGTAATTGCCTGGCGGTAACCTGACTGTCAGAGGGTCGTCAACTCATCGTCGTTGCGCTGAGAGAATCCCATTTCATCGATTGCCATGCGGTAACTGAAAATCAGAACTGCTCGGTTCGGCGGACACGCCGATAAGTCGGAATCGCCGATGCCGCCGCGGCGAGATGAGCCGCGAGATCGGCGATACCGGATTCGGGAACCGCCGCGACCGTCACGCGGAGATGATCGGTGCGGGGGTGCTCGGTGACCTCGAACGGCCCGCCCGGCGCGGCCTTGATGCCCGCGGCCGCCAGCGAGATCATCGCGGCATTCTCGTCGGCGACCGGCAACCACAGATTGATGCCGTCCGGTCGCGGCAGCGCGATACCGTGCCCGGCCAGCGCCTTGCGCAGCGCATCGGCGCGGGCGCGATAGGCGCGACGGGCGGCCGCCACGGCCGCGGCCGCCTCGGCGTCGGTGAGCATGTGCGCCAGCACCCGCTGCAGCAGGCGGCTGGTCCAGCCCGGCCCCAGCATGCGGCGCTCGATCACCGGATCCAGCAGGCGCCCCGGCCCCGCGGCCACCGCCAGCCGCAGATCCGCGCCGTGCGATTTGGAGTACGACCGGATGTGCACGGTGCGGTCCGGCCGCCGTGCGCCCAGCGACCGCGGCGGCGCCTGGGCGATGCCCGCGCAGTGATCGTCCTCGACCACGACGGCCGGGCTGTCGGCCAATACCGCCGCCAGTTCCCGCACGCGCCGCGCCGACAGCGAGGCGCCGGTGGGGTTCTGGGCGCGCGGTTGCAGTAGCACCGCGGTCGGAGCGTAAGTGGCCAGGGCGGCGGCGAGATCGCCCGGCAGCAGCCCGGATTCGTCCATGCCGACCGGAACCGGCCGCGCGCCCAGCCGGGCGAGCAGATCGAGAAACGGTGGGAAGCACGGGTTTTCGACAACCACCGCATCGCCGAGCCGGACATGTGCGGTGAGCAGCCGGTCGACGGCGTCCAGCGCGCCGTCCAGGACCGTGAAACGCTCTGCGCGCCAAGGCCAGTCGGCACGAACCAGCCGCTCCAGCTCGGGCAGCACCGCCTCGCCGAGGTAGGTCGCCGACAGGCGGTCGATGGCGCCGTCGCTCGCCAGCACCCGCAGCGCGGCCGTGAGATCGGGCAGCAGTGCGGGATCGGGCACCCCGCGTGAGAGGTCGATCCGGAAGGCGTTGTCCGAGCGCGGATGCAGCCGCTGATAGCGCCCGGCCGGGGTACCCGCCGACCCGGCGGGCGGGGTGCCGACGAAGGTGCCCGCCCGGCCGCGCGCCACGATCGCGCCCGCCGCGGCCAGCGCCCGCCACGCCTGATTCACCGTGGCGGGGGAGACCTTCAGCTCGCGCGCCATGTCCCGCACGGTCGGCAGCCGGGTGCCCGGCGGCAGCGCGCCGGAGCGGATGCTCCGGCTCACCGCGGCCGCGATGCCCGCGGGGGTGCGGTCGTCGAGGTCGGCGGTGAGCACCGCGAGGGCTACGGTGTGCGGATCGAGTTCGGTGGTCACGGCGTCATTCTGGGCGGGTGCGGGGGCTCCGACCAGCGCCGGGGCCGGAATTTACGAATCCGAAAATGTTTCCTCACCGTTGTAACACAACGGAACTGGTTCAGGGTGCACAATAACAAAGCATGGCGAACGTTCGAGCCGCCCTAGTCCAGACGAACTGGACCGGCGACAAAGAGTCCATGATCAAGGCCCACGAGGACTACGCGCGGCAGGCCGCCGCGCAGGGTGCGCGGGTGATCTGTTTCCAGGAGTTGTTCTACGGGCCGTACTTCTGTCAGCTGCAGGACGCGAAGTTCTACGACTACGCCGAGTCGGTGCCCGGTCCCACCACCGAGCGCTTCGCGGCGCTGGCCAGGGAACTCGGCATGGTGATCGTGCTGCCGGTGTACGAGCAGGAGCAGCCCGGCCTGCTCTACAACACCGCCGCGGTGATCGACGCCGACGGCAGCTACCTCGGCAAGTACCGCAAGCATCACATCCCGCACGTGAGCGGGTTCTGGGAGAAGTTCTACTTCCGGCCCGGCAATCTCGGCTGGCCGGTGTTCGACACCGCGGTCGGCCGGATCGGCGTCTACATCTGCTACGACCGGCACTTCCCCGAGGGCTGGCGGGCGCTGGGCCTGGCGGGAGCGGAGATCGTGTTCAACCCGTCGGCCACCTCGCGCGGCCTGTCGGGGTATCTGTGGAAGCTCGAGCAGCCGGCGTCCGCGGTGGCCAACGAGTACTACATCGGCGCCATCAACCGGGTCGGCGTGGAGAGCGACTACGGCGACGACGACTTCTACGGCACCAGCTATTTCGTCGATCCGGAGGGCAAATTCGTCGGCGACGTGGCCTCCGACACCGCCCCGGAACTGGTCGTCCGCGACCTCGACATGGACCTGATCAAGGTGGTGCGCGACCGCTGGGCCTTCTACCGCGACCGGCGCCCCGACGCCTACGGACCGCTGGTGCAGCCCTGATGGCCCGCACCCTCATCCGTGGCGGAACGGTGGTGTCCGCCACGGGATCTCAGCTTCTCGACGTGTTGATCGACGGCGAGACCATCGCCGCCGTCGTGCAGCCCGGCAGCACCGCCCTGGGCGTCGATCTCGCCGCGGCCGCCGATGTGGTCATCGACGCCACCGGCAAGTATGTGATTCCCGGTGGCGTGGACGGGCATACCCACATGCAGATGCCCTTCGGCGGCACCGAGGCGTCGGACACCTTCGAAACCGGCACGCGCGCAGCGGCATTCGGCGGCACGACCACCATCGTCGACTTCGTGGTGCAGACGCCGGGCGTGCGGTTGCAGGACGCGCTGGCGAGCTGGCACGACAAGGCGTCGGGCCGGTGCGCGATCGACTACGGTTTCCATCAGATCATCGGCGAGGTCACCGACGAATCCCTGAAGGGCATGGCCGAACTGGTGTCCGAGGGCGTGACCAGCTTCAAGCTGTTCATGGCCTATCCGGGCGTGTTCTACTCCGACGACGGCAAGATCCTGCGCGCCATGCAGACCGGCGCCGAACTCGGCGCGCTGCTGATGATGCACGCGGAGAACGGCATTGCCATCGACGTGCTCGTCGCGCAGGCGCTGCGGCGCGGCGAGACCGCGCCGTACTACCACGGCGTCACGCGGCCCTGGCAGCTGGAGGAGGAGGCCACCCACCGGGCGATCATGCTCGCCCAGGTCACCGGCGCCCCGCTCTACATCGTGCACGTATCGGCCAAGCAGGCGCTGGAGCAGATCGCGCAGGCACGGGGCAACGGGCACAACGTGTTCGGCGAGACCTGCCCGCAGTATCTGTACCTGTCGCTCGAAGAGCAGTTGGGCGCACCGGGTTTCGAGGGCGCGAAGTGGGTGTGCTCCACGCCGCTGCGCGCCCGCGCCGAGGGGCATCAGGACGAGCTGTGGCGCTACCTGCGCACCGGCGACGTGACCACCGTGGCCACCGATCACTGCCCGTTCTGCATGAAGGACCAGAAGGAGCGGGGCATCGGCGATTTCAGCAAGATTCCCAACGGAATCGGCGGCGTCGAGCATCGGATGGACCTGATGTTCCAGGGCGTGCGCGACGGTCGTCTCGCGCTGGAACGCTGGGTGGACGTCTGCTGCACCACGCCCGCGCGGATGTTCGGCATGTATCCGCGCAAGGGCGTGATCAGCCCGGGCGCCGACGCCGACATCGTGGTGTACGACCCCAACGGGCACACCAGCATCGGGGTCGGCAAGACCCATCACATGAACATGGACTATTCGGCGTACGAGGGTTTCGAGATCGACGGGCACGTCGATACGGTGCTGTCGCGCGGCCGGGTGGTCGTCGACGACGACCGGTATGTCGGCAGCGCCGGACACGGACGATTCGTCCGGCGCGCGTTGTCGCAGAACCTCATCTGAGCATCGGAACGGAGTGGGCCACATGGACATCGGTGTGGTGCTGCAATGCACCCCGCCCGCCTCGCGCGTGGTGGAATTGGCGAGATTGGCCGAGACGTACGGATTCTCGCATGTCTGGACGTTCGACTCGCACCTGCTGTGGCAGGAGCCGTACGTCATCTACAGCCAGATCCTCGCCGCGACAAGGAAGGTCGTGGTGGGGCCGATGGTCACCAACCCCGCGACCCGGGACTGGACGGTGACCGCGTCGACCTTCGCGACGCTCAACGAGATGTTCGGCAATCGCACGGTGTGCGGGATCGGCCGGGGCGATTCGGCGCTGCGGACCCTCGGGTCGCGGCCGTCGGATCTGGCCGCGCTGCGCGAATCCGTCGGTGTGATCCGGGAATTGGGCAATGGCCGGTCCGCGCGCATCGGCGACCGGGTGATCCGGTTCCCGTGGGCGCACGCGTCCCGGCTGCCGGTGTGGGTGGCCGGGTACGGGCCCAAGGCGCTGGATCTGACCGGCGAGGTCGCCGACGGATTCATTCTGCAACTGGCGGATCCGGATATCGTCGCGTGGACGGTGGCCCGGGTGCGCGCGGCCGCCGAACGCGCCGGTCGCGATCCGGACGAGGTGACCATCTGCGTGGCCGCCCCGGCCTACATCACCGACGGGTCGGCGGCCGCCCTGAAACACGCTCGCGAGCAGTGCCGCTGGTTCGGCGGCATGGTCGGCAACCACGTCGCCGACATCGTCGCGAAATACGGTGCGGGCAGCGAGGTTCCGGCCGCGCTGACCGACTACATCGCCGGGCGCACCGGCTACGACTACAACCAGCACGGCCGCGCGGGCAATACGCACGCCGACTTCGTGCCCGACGCGATCGTGGACCGCTTCTGCCTGCTCGGCACCCCCGGGGAGCAGGTGGCGCGGCTGCGGGAACTGCGGGGGCTCGGCGTCGATCAGTTCGCGGTCTACCTGCAGCACGACGCGAAGACCGCCACGCTCGACGCCTACGGCGAGTCGGTCATCCCGCACCTGGCGGGGCCCGTCACGGCCACCGCGAGCGCCGAAGGACAACGATGATGGACCATGTCTTCTATCCGTGGAGCGCGCAGGCGGCGGTGAATCCGGTCCCGATCACGGGCGCGTCCGGCTCGTGGTTCTGGGACGCCACCGGCAAACGCTACCTGGACTTCTCGTCCCAGCTGGTCAACGTGAACATCGGTCACCAGCATCCGGATGTGGTGGCCGCCATTGTGGCCCAGGCGAATACGCTCACCACCATCTCCCCGACCGTCGGCAACGAGGTGCGCAGCGAGCTGGCCCGCCTGATCGTGGAGCGCGCCCCGGGCGCGCTGAACCGGGTGCTGTTCACCACCGGCGGCGCGGAGGCCGTCGAACACGCGGTACGCCTGGCGCGCAGCTACACCGGGCGCACCAAGATGCTGTCGGCCTACCGCTCGTATCACGGCGGCACCGGCACCGCCATCGGCCTCACCGGTGAGCCGCGGCGCTGGGGCGCCGAGCCCACCAATGTGGACGTGATCCGGTTCTTCGGGCCGTATCCGTACCGATCCGCCTGGGACACGGGCAGTCCCGAGGAGGAGACGGCGGCCGCGCTGCGGCACCTGCGGCAGGTGATCGAACTCGAAGGGCCGCAACACATTGCGGGCCTGATCCTGGAAACGGTGGTGGGCACCAACGGTGTTCTGGTGCCGCCGCCCGGTTATCTGGCCGGGGTGCGGGCGCTGTGCGACGAGTTCGGCATCGTCTACATCGCCGACGAGGTGATGGCCGGATTCGGCCGGGTCGGCGAGTGGTTCGCCGTGCAGGCGTTCGACGTGGCGCCGGACCTGATCACCTTCGCCAAGGGCGTGAACTCCGGATACGTGCCGCTCGGCGGCGTTCTCATCGCCGAGCCGATCGCCGCCCGCTACGACCACACCGTGTACCCGGGCGGGCTCACCTACGCCGGGCACCCGCTGGCCTGCGCGGCCGGGGTGGCCTCCATCCAGGCGTTCGAACGGGAGGGCATTCTCGAGCACGTCCGCACCGCGGGCGCCGATGTGCTGGGAAAGGGCCTGCACGACTTGGCAACCCGGCATCCGTCGGTCGGCGAGGCGCGCGGTCTCGGCTTCTTCTGGGCGCTGGAACTGGTCCGCGACCGCGCCACCCGGGAGCCGCTGGTGCCGTTCGCGGCCGCCGGACCCGCGGCCGAACCGATGGCGGCGGTGGTCGCGGCGGCCAAGGACCGTGGCCTGTGGCCGTTCCCGGCGGGCAACCGGCTCCAGCTCGCCCCGCCGCTGACGACCTCGGCCGACGAACTGCGCCAGGGCCTGGAGATCCTGGAGGAGGTGCTCACCGTCGCCGACGCCTACGTCGCTTCGAGCTGAACGGTCGCGGACACTGCTAAATTCGCGGTCATGAAGGTGGAGCTGCGGCACAATCCCTCCTCGACGATCGGGCGTTGCTTCCTCGCCGGCGGCGAGCCCATGCGGGTGGAAAGCGGTGCCATGGTGGCGCATTCGGCCGGTGTGGCGCTCGCCGCCAAGGCCGAGGGCGGCATCCTGGCCGGGCTGAAACGGTCGGTGCTGGCCGGTGAGTCGTTCTTCGTGTCGACGTTCACCGCGCCGCCGCAGGGCGGCTGGGTGGACGTCGCACCGGCGCTACCGGGCGACATGCTCGCCCTGCCGATCGTCGCGGAGCGCCCCTTCTTCATCAGCCGCGGCAGTTGGATCGCCAATTCCCATGGCGTGCAGGTGGAAACGAAGTGGGGCGGGTTCGCCAACCTGTTCGGCGGGGAGGGCGGATTCGGCCTGCGCGCGCACGGGCAGGGCGAGGTGGTGCTCGGTGTGTTCGGCGCGATCGACGTGTTCGATCTGCAGCCGGGCGAGACGGTGGCCATCGACAGCGGGCATGTGGTCGCCTACGACCTGTCGATCAAGTTCGGTATCCGGCGGGCGGTGTCGGGCCGCTCGCTGCAATCGCTGAAATC
The Nocardia terpenica genome window above contains:
- a CDS encoding AbrB/MazE/SpoVT family DNA-binding domain-containing protein, yielding MRITSKGQVTVPSPIRQQLGWHEGTEVDFVVDGNAVRIVRVQGSETHGRALARKLKGRGGASGMSTDELMRLLRAED
- a CDS encoding aspartate aminotransferase family protein; translated protein: MDHVFYPWSAQAAVNPVPITGASGSWFWDATGKRYLDFSSQLVNVNIGHQHPDVVAAIVAQANTLTTISPTVGNEVRSELARLIVERAPGALNRVLFTTGGAEAVEHAVRLARSYTGRTKMLSAYRSYHGGTGTAIGLTGEPRRWGAEPTNVDVIRFFGPYPYRSAWDTGSPEEETAAALRHLRQVIELEGPQHIAGLILETVVGTNGVLVPPPGYLAGVRALCDEFGIVYIADEVMAGFGRVGEWFAVQAFDVAPDLITFAKGVNSGYVPLGGVLIAEPIAARYDHTVYPGGLTYAGHPLACAAGVASIQAFEREGILEHVRTAGADVLGKGLHDLATRHPSVGEARGLGFFWALELVRDRATREPLVPFAAAGPAAEPMAAVVAAAKDRGLWPFPAGNRLQLAPPLTTSADELRQGLEILEEVLTVADAYVASS
- the hydA gene encoding dihydropyrimidinase, producing the protein MARTLIRGGTVVSATGSQLLDVLIDGETIAAVVQPGSTALGVDLAAAADVVIDATGKYVIPGGVDGHTHMQMPFGGTEASDTFETGTRAAAFGGTTTIVDFVVQTPGVRLQDALASWHDKASGRCAIDYGFHQIIGEVTDESLKGMAELVSEGVTSFKLFMAYPGVFYSDDGKILRAMQTGAELGALLMMHAENGIAIDVLVAQALRRGETAPYYHGVTRPWQLEEEATHRAIMLAQVTGAPLYIVHVSAKQALEQIAQARGNGHNVFGETCPQYLYLSLEEQLGAPGFEGAKWVCSTPLRARAEGHQDELWRYLRTGDVTTVATDHCPFCMKDQKERGIGDFSKIPNGIGGVEHRMDLMFQGVRDGRLALERWVDVCCTTPARMFGMYPRKGVISPGADADIVVYDPNGHTSIGVGKTHHMNMDYSAYEGFEIDGHVDTVLSRGRVVVDDDRYVGSAGHGRFVRRALSQNLI
- a CDS encoding TIGR00266 family protein, which encodes MKVELRHNPSSTIGRCFLAGGEPMRVESGAMVAHSAGVALAAKAEGGILAGLKRSVLAGESFFVSTFTAPPQGGWVDVAPALPGDMLALPIVAERPFFISRGSWIANSHGVQVETKWGGFANLFGGEGGFGLRAHGQGEVVLGVFGAIDVFDLQPGETVAIDSGHVVAYDLSIKFGIRRAVSGRSLQSLKSGEGLVFDFTGPGRVLLQTRNPGAFAAWAGAVTASG
- a CDS encoding TIGR03842 family LLM class F420-dependent oxidoreductase, giving the protein MDIGVVLQCTPPASRVVELARLAETYGFSHVWTFDSHLLWQEPYVIYSQILAATRKVVVGPMVTNPATRDWTVTASTFATLNEMFGNRTVCGIGRGDSALRTLGSRPSDLAALRESVGVIRELGNGRSARIGDRVIRFPWAHASRLPVWVAGYGPKALDLTGEVADGFILQLADPDIVAWTVARVRAAAERAGRDPDEVTICVAAPAYITDGSAAALKHAREQCRWFGGMVGNHVADIVAKYGAGSEVPAALTDYIAGRTGYDYNQHGRAGNTHADFVPDAIVDRFCLLGTPGEQVARLRELRGLGVDQFAVYLQHDAKTATLDAYGESVIPHLAGPVTATASAEGQR
- a CDS encoding nitrilase-related carbon-nitrogen hydrolase; this translates as MANVRAALVQTNWTGDKESMIKAHEDYARQAAAQGARVICFQELFYGPYFCQLQDAKFYDYAESVPGPTTERFAALARELGMVIVLPVYEQEQPGLLYNTAAVIDADGSYLGKYRKHHIPHVSGFWEKFYFRPGNLGWPVFDTAVGRIGVYICYDRHFPEGWRALGLAGAEIVFNPSATSRGLSGYLWKLEQPASAVANEYYIGAINRVGVESDYGDDDFYGTSYFVDPEGKFVGDVASDTAPELVVRDLDMDLIKVVRDRWAFYRDRRPDAYGPLVQP
- a CDS encoding type II toxin-antitoxin system VapC family toxin produces the protein MPRTDTPPTTLVDSCVIFDLLTEDPRWSAWSENALADAADEGPLAINPLIYAEISADFTTIEELDEALPPSDYRREPLPWEAGFLAGQAFLLYRRRGGAKRSPIADFYIGAHAAVRGYRILTRDTRRYSSYFPTVSLISPG
- a CDS encoding aminotransferase-like domain-containing protein yields the protein MTTELDPHTVALAVLTADLDDRTPAGIAAAVSRSIRSGALPPGTRLPTVRDMARELKVSPATVNQAWRALAAAGAIVARGRAGTFVGTPPAGSAGTPAGRYQRLHPRSDNAFRIDLSRGVPDPALLPDLTAALRVLASDGAIDRLSATYLGEAVLPELERLVRADWPWRAERFTVLDGALDAVDRLLTAHVRLGDAVVVENPCFPPFLDLLARLGARPVPVGMDESGLLPGDLAAALATYAPTAVLLQPRAQNPTGASLSARRVRELAAVLADSPAVVVEDDHCAGIAQAPPRSLGARRPDRTVHIRSYSKSHGADLRLAVAAGPGRLLDPVIERRMLGPGWTSRLLQRVLAHMLTDAEAAAAVAAARRAYRARADALRKALAGHGIALPRPDGINLWLPVADENAAMISLAAAGIKAAPGGPFEVTEHPRTDHLRVTVAAVPESGIADLAAHLAAAASAIPTYRRVRRTEQF
- a CDS encoding TetR/AcrR family transcriptional regulator — encoded protein: MRSENGPDGQRRSFIEEARRRQIIAAAVEVISEVGYQGASLARIAKRAGISKGVISYHFEGKDDLMTQLVIQLYVSGGEFVGPAVGKATGARAKMLAYLDANLTFLDDNRDYVTALTEVVLSLRNPDGSLRFASSEGEGDIINPLIEILRDGQSAGEFGEFDPIMMAKAMRDTIDGAAGRFIREQDWDMRKYSAEVCRIFDLATRKEKDR
- a CDS encoding peptidylprolyl isomerase; the protein is MGLVAAGAALAIAAAGRAFAVPLPLHTEAPGCMAASDEKPNGKQFPSEPAMTIDPAAAYATKLQTNCGTIDIALDAAHAPRTVNSFEFLSGQQYFDHTPCHRLTTQGLFVLQCGDPTGTGTGGPGYQFPDENLAGATYPTGTVAMANAGPNTNGSQFFLVYSDSKLPPNYTPFGHITGGLSVLQNIATGGVKDGGPDGAPATPVTLESVTTARN
- a CDS encoding ArnT family glycosyltransferase, producing MTTAVESGVPQRDIRQESAPYATVGVAVVAGVAAVALLLTIGRYGFFGDELYFISAGRRLTVGYADQGPAVPAIARLMDLLAPGSLVAQRLPGVLLTVVAIAVTAQIAREFGGSRRAQVLAALGYAVAPFLLIQGGQLSTNVVDIALWVVISWLIVRWVRTRRDVLLLWAGAVTALDMQVKWLIPFFWVALAVGVLAFGPRELLRRPALWWGAALVVVTMVPSLIWQAGHGWPQLAMGAQVSAEMGGDGGRLLFVPMALYAAGGWGLLLLCVGLWALLRAEALRPYRFLGVVPLVLMVAFVVTNGRPYYVMGCYPVVMAAGAVWWARAVMPRWRMIVAVVTIASSVPFVVLGLPVTPEQDLKPAASEPDSAAMFVNGKFGWSDLAQGAAAAYAALPEARRAHAVIVTNSYWQAAALDNDRDRYGLPAVYSPNRGFGYFGAPPDSAITVLWVGGRESDLRSRFATVTPIGRVDARLGYPGVTRDVTIWRCDDPRRPWSQAWAGMRRL